The following are encoded together in the Fundulus heteroclitus isolate FHET01 chromosome 19, MU-UCD_Fhet_4.1, whole genome shotgun sequence genome:
- the ccdc177 gene encoding coiled-coil domain-containing protein 177: MVDPSDVEEQNKCKGPQLDTPAVAAEDPRLPEPVDGTTTEEEGDAGFETPPTGSSEPSPCHTASPAGPQGSTQEPAPQQPQTQTDTDLSPKLHLDLYNFDSPEAEGSRYVLTSPRSLEACARCGVKPVELLPRLLTDFIREAPGRSMRVATGLFEVYEKDRHGKLRHCREERERIVREEKRRILQATVNGSTPSSSVDKVPSGISVPSKSGTATSSSVPDVGVSFKTASLGATLPSKAPTYTLSTSPKSMQPRTVPSPKSGPKPSLAPKGPLQGSTKASVSSSYEHTKTTHPLSSGPPPVLKKATGGKSSNTFPRSTPKPPSFPRANSTLTSSVTKPAIQRSSAPLNGVTRGLFSQHNGHLGLQSKTRGKSHSLESLQRRMDPVCCSTSTTTTTCTSSESGASSSYSWDGARDHWAKMSSPRARTMATFNSLMGRSLSLGDLSHSPQTTQKVERIVKEVKRRGLKAVSERDRKIAALMLARYQEEDIMSQTRYVAHLQWDSERRMEELRREQEDREKQRAVLQCQRVWQTKVSIRQQKISRQERDSAAAKLRQAEEHEERWKELAEQQERNRLLRLQQAAREEKHKKALQEQNLKALEEERAAMLEQERLLLEEKLTIAELKRQEREHQVQEERRGLNKAERRRHAALTQEIARREQEERDEAKRAAEEKLTRSLENYEQIVERRGQELKEKAKREEKQIQKARKAAEKREKQQQQLLEARVREAAKRAQQAAMVAEEKAKEKAKRAVQSRQEKERLQKLNRQRVEEEERQRRLELLQSIERKLEKSEQIFKEKKAVLESARSVARASFHVRDKVREETNMRTFDKMALEAQLKASLDEK; encoded by the coding sequence ATGGTTGACCCCTCAGATGTTGAGGAGCAGAATAAGTGTAAAGGTCCACAACTTGACACACCAGCTGTGGCCGCCGAAGACCCTCGACTACCAGAACCGGTTGACGGGACGACAACTGAGGAGGAAGGCGATGCCGGTTTCGAGACACCGCCCACTGGCAGCTCAGAGCCCAGCCCCTGCCACACTGCATCTCCGGCGGGGCCACAGGGCAGCACACAGGAGCCAGCGCCTCAGCAACCACAGACTCAGACGGACACAGATTTGTCCCCCAAACTGCACCTGGACCTGTACAACTTTGACTCGCCTGAGGCGGAGGGCAGTCGCTATGTGTTGACAAGCCCCCGCTCACTGGAGGCGTGTGCTCGATGTGGAGTCAAACCCGTGGAGCTGCTGCCTCGCCTGCTAACAGACTTCATCCGGGAGGCTCCTGGGCGGTCGATGCGTGTCGCCACAGGGCTCTTCGAAGTCTACGAGAAGGACAGACATGGCAAACTCAGGCACTGCAGGGAAGAGAGGGAGCGGATCGTTAGGGAAGAGAAAAGAAGGATTCTGCAGGCAACTGTCAACGGCAGCACGCCTTCATCCTCCGTGGATAAAGTCCCATCTGGGATCAGTGTGCCCTCCAAATCGGGCACAGCGACCTCTAGCTCAGTCCCTGATGTGGGAGTTTCCTTTAAAACTGCATCATTGGGTGCAACTCTTCCATCGAAAGCCCCCACCTATACTCTCAGTACCTCACCAAAATCCATGCAGCCTAGAACTGTCCCATCTCCAAAGTCTGGACCCAAACCATCCCTAGCCCCGAAGGGTCCACTCCAAGGTTCAACCAAAGCTTCAGTCTCCTCCTCATATGAGCATACAAAAACCACGCACCCACTTTCGTCCGGCCCCCCACCGGTGCTCAAGAAAGCCACTGGGGGTAAATCTTCAAACACTTTCCCAAGATCAACACCGAAACCTCCCTCTTTCCCCAGAGCCAACTCAACGTTAACATCGTCTGTGACAAAGCCCGCCATTCAGCGCTCCAGTGCGCCTTTGAACGGCGTAACAAGAGGGCTGTTCTCTCAGCACAACGGGCATCTTGGACTGCAATCCAAGACCCGAGGGAAAAGCCACTCCCTGGAGTCTCTACAGCGAAGGATGGATCCGgtctgctgctccacctccaCGACCACGACGACATGCACCTCATCCGAGTCTGGGGCTTCCTCTTCTTACAGTTGGGACGGTGCGCGAGACCACTGGGCTAAAATGTCCAGCCCTCGGGCTCGCACCATGGCCACCTTCAACTCCCTGATGGGCCGCAGCCTCAGCCTCGGAGACCTCAGCCACTCCCCTCAGACAACACAGAAGGTGGAGCGCATCGTGAAGGAGGTTAAGCGTCGAGGCCTCAAAGCTGTATCCGAGCGCGACCGCAAGATTGCCGCCTTGATGCTTGCCAGATACCAGGAGGAAGACATCATGAGTCAGACTCGCTATGTCGCTCACCTTCAATGGGACAGCGAGCGCCGGATGGAGGAGCTGCGGCGGGAGCAAGAGGACAGGGAGAAGCAGCGGGCCGTGCTCCAGTGCCAGCGAGTGTGGCAGACCAAGGTTTCGATACGTCAGCAGAAGATCAGCCGGCAGGAGCGCGATTCAGCCGCTGCGAAACTGCGACAGGCTGAGGAACACGAGGAGCGTTGGAAGGAGCTTGCGGAGCAGCAGGAGCGCAACCGTCTGCTGCGGCTACAGCAGGCGGCGCGAGAGGAGAAGCACAAGAAAGCTCTTCAGGAACAGAACCTGAAGGCCCTGGAAGAGGAGAGGGCCGCCATGCTGGAGCAAGAGAGGCTGCTCCTGGAGGAGAAGCTCACCATTGCCGAGTTGAAGAGGCAGGAGCGGGAGCACCAGGTCCAGGAGGAGAGACGAGGTCTGAACAAAGCAGAGAGACGACGCCACGCCGCCCTCACACAAGAAATCGCCCGTAGGGAACAGGAAGAGAGGGATGAAGCTAAAAGGGCAGCGGAGGAGAAGCTCACCCGCTCCCTCGAGAACTACGAGCAGATAGTTGAACGTCGAGGGCAGGAGCTGAAAGAGAAAGCCAAGCGTGAGGAGAAGCAGATCCAGAAGGCCCGTAAGGCAGCCGAGAAGCgcgagaagcagcagcagcagctgctggaggCCCGCGTCAGGGAGGCCGCGAAACGCGCCCAGCAGGCCGCCATGGtggctgaggagaaggccaAGGAGAAAGCCAAGCGGGCCGTCCAGAGTCGGCAGGAGAAGGAGAGACTTCAGAAGCTCAACAGGCAGcgtgtggaggaggaggagaggcagaGGCGCCTGGAGCTCCTACAGTCCATCGAGAGGAAGCTGGAGAAGAGCGAGCAGATCTTCAAGGAGAAGAAGGCTGTTTTGGAGAGTGCCCGTTCTGTGGCTCGGGCGTCCTTTCATGTGCGGGACAAAGTGCGGGAGGAGACCAACATGCGCACTTTTGATAAGATGGCCCTGGAAGCTCAGCTCAAAGCGAGTCTCGATGAAAAGTAA